From Rutidosis leptorrhynchoides isolate AG116_Rl617_1_P2 chromosome 3, CSIRO_AGI_Rlap_v1, whole genome shotgun sequence, a single genomic window includes:
- the LOC139898866 gene encoding uncharacterized protein, with translation MEGNLSSGNFDLQSSMRVHQQQQQQQTIPFNFDHHQHNIQSTRQQQGSMNVSTHENFPFRMGTIQDCNLHNQTISLSDFGKGERGKSSLSDEDEPSLTEDGHDNHNNENRGKSTLQWHRVKWSDPMVRLLITAVSYIGEDASMEYGGGPRRKYSTLQKKGKWKSVSKVMAERGHFVSPQQCEDKFNDLNKRYKRLNEILGRGTSCEVVENPSLLDLMDHVSDKLKDEVRKILSSKHLYYEEMCSYHNGNRLHLPPDPELQRSLRLALRTKDDHDEELDHDDDDQDPYMDDHNVYDPHHHNHHHHHHHGLNLDQRGAYGVGEGSSKRIKQNEPKNMQTDMNREGLEVNLLQDQWMKHRLVQLEEQKVHIQEQMLELEKERFKWQRFRRKKDTELEMMKMENERMKLVNEQMTLELKHKEMSADLN, from the coding sequence ATGGAGGGTAATTTATCATCTGGCAATTTCGATTTGCAAAGTTCAATGAGAGTTcatcaacagcaacagcaacagcaaaccATCCCTTTTAATTTTGATCATCATCAACATAACATTCAATCTACAAGACAACAACAAGGATCAATGAACGTTTCGACTCATGAAAATTTCCCTTTTCGAATGGGAACGATTCAAGACTGTAATCTTCATAATCAAACGATTTCTTTATCTGATTTTGGAAAAGGCGAAAGGGGAAAAAGTTCTTTGAGTGATGAAGACGAACCAAGTTTAACGGAAGATGGTCACGATAATCATAATAACGAAAACCGAGGCAAAAGCACGTTACAATGGCACCGTGTAAAATGGAGTGATCCGATGGTAAGGCTTTTGATAACCGCCGTTTCTTACATAGGTGAAGATGCTTCGATGGAATATGGGGGTGGGCCCCGAAGAAAGTACTCTACTTTACAGAAAAAAGGTAAGTGGAAATCGGTTTCGAAAGTTATGGCCGAAAGGGGTCATTTTGTTTCGCCTCAACAATGTGAAGATAAGTTTAACGATTTAAACAAACGGTACAAAAGACTTAACGAAATTCTTGGTAGAGGTACTTCGTGTGAAGTTGTTGAAAACCCTTCGCTTCTTGATTTAATGGATCATGTTTCGGATAAATTGAAAGATGAAGTTAGAAAGATTTTGAGTTCTAAACATTTGTACTATGAAGAAATGTGTTCTTATCATAACGGTAATCGTTTACATCTTCCACCCGATCCCGAATTGCAACGTTCATTAAGGTTAGCTCTTAGAACGAAAGATGATCATGATGAGGAacttgatcatgatgatgatgatcaagaTCCATACATGGATGATCATAATGTTTACGACccccatcatcataatcatcatcatcatcatcatcatggtttGAATTTAGATCAAAGAGGGGCGTATGGTGTCGGTGAGGGCTCTTCAAAGAGAATAAAACAAAATGAGCCGAAAAACATGCAAACTGATATGAATCGAGAAGGGTTGGAAGTTAATCTTTTGCAGGATCAATGGATGAAACATCGGTTGGTACAACTAGAAGAGCAGAAGGTACATATTCAAGAACAAATGTTGGAATTGGAGAAAGAACGATTTAAATGGCAACGGTTTCGAAGGAAAAAGGATACGGAATTGGAGATGATGAAGATGGAAAACGAGCGAATGAAGTTGGTTAACGAACAAATGACGTTGGAATTAAAGCATAAGGAGATGTCTGCAGATCTTAATTAA
- the LOC139902243 gene encoding agamous-like MADS-box protein AGL29: MAKKSSAGRQKIELKRIDNERVRSVTLSKRHGGLFKKAGELATLCGVHIAITVFTVGGKPLSFGSPSLWSVINKFLNLNQVVDQPSNNNINKFINTYYDPKHKELNLEFNKVNVQLTNEKKKLQMLDESVKALIGGKTYEEYLDSIAINEFAQLKYKLKELKTHLEHKRDMTSGSSADRVDLSKITAADDFLKL, from the coding sequence ATGGCAAAAAAATCAAGTGCAGGTCGCCAGAAAATAGAGTTGAAAAGGATTGATAATGAAAGGGTGCGATCAGTTACCTTATCGAAGCGCCACGGTGGGTTGTTTAAGAAGGCTGGTGAGCTCGCTACCCTATGTGGCGTACACATTGCAATCACTGTCTTCACCGTTGGTGGAAAGCCTCTCTCTTTCGGAAGCCCTAGTTTATGGTCTGTCATAAACAAATTTCTAAATTTAAATCAAGTTGTCGACCAACCATCAAATAATAACATCAACAAGTTTATCAATACTTACTATGACCCCAAACATAAAGAATTGAATCTCGAATTCAATAAAGTGAATGTGCAATTAACAAACGAAAAGAAGAAACTACAAATGCTTGATGAGAGTGTAAAAGCGTTAATTGGTGGAAAAACATACGAGGAATATTTGGATAGCATCGCGATAAATGAGTTCGCGCAACTAAAGTACAAACTAAAAGAGTTGAAAACCCATTTGGAGCACAAACGCGATATGACAAGTGGGTCTTCAGCCGATCGTGTGGATCTATCTAAAATCACTGCGGCTGATGATTTTTTGAAACTTTGA
- the LOC139902244 gene encoding uncharacterized protein, translated as MVGRMVAKYHIQFVAIQETKVKEVRIPVLNEIWKHNSYKGVQVGAVGRSCGLLSLWRDDYFKLIEVVYDQQWIATYVSFLPLNVSIMIINVYAPKTEVLKNIVWNQLADMLNDWNGPACILGDFNSTRFSKERLRENQDEANMVNFNNFLLNCNLLDQNIVNESFTWEGPLGKKSRIDRVLLNVESASFWAEASLFAADSDLSDHKPLVWAKNLVFWGPKPFKFINLWFKQPGFYDKCKTAWQSFKVNGWAAFVLQRKLILLKEQLKSWHSVETLARRQELSNCENSIRELNSLFEQRDLSIEEYFALIVSKAQRRILKAKEESRRRMFSRINWLKVGLRTPNSSI; from the coding sequence ATGGTAGGTCGAATGGTGGCTAAATATCATATCCAATTCGTTGCAATTCAAGAAACAAAGGTTAAAGAGGTCCGTATTCCTGTATTGAATGAAATATGGAAACATAATTCATACAAAGGGGTTCAAGTAGGCGCAGTTGGAAGATCATGCGGTTTGTTATCTTTGTGGCGTGATGATTATTTTAAATTGATCGAGGTGGTGTATGATCAACAGTGGATCGCTACGTATGTTTCGTTTTTACCTTTGAATGTGTCTATAATGATCATAAACGTGTATGCTCCAAAAACAGAGGTCTTAAAGAATATTGTTTGGAATCAATTGGCGGATATGCTTAATGATTGGAACGGGCCTGCTTGTATTTTGGGTGACTTTAATTCAACCCGATTTTCCAAAGAAAGGTTGAGAGAAAACCAAGATGAGGCGAACATGGTAAACTTTAATAACTTCTTACTCAATTGCAATTTGTTAGATCAAAACATTGTGAATGAATCATTCACATGGGAGGGTCCGTTGGGGAAGAAATCTCGTATTGACAGAGTGTTACTTAATGTCGAAAGTGCTTCTTTTTGGGCCGAAGCCTCCTTATTTGCTGCAGATTCAGACTTATCAGATCATAAACCCTTAGTTTGGGCCAAAAACCTTGTCTTTTGGGGCCCTAAACCTTTCAAGTTTATTAATCTGTGGTTCAAGCAACCAGGTTTTTACGATAAATGTAAAACGGCTTGGCAATCATTCAAAGTAAATGGTTGGGCAGCTTTTGTCTTACAAAGAAAATTGATTTTATTGAAAGAACAACTCAAATCTTGGCATTCTGTGGAGACATTAGCGCGAAGGCAAGAACTTTCTAATTGTGAAAATTCTATTCGCGAGTTAAATTCTTTATTTGAGCAACGCGATTTGTCTATAGAGGAGTATTTTGCTTTAATTGTTTCCAAAGCTCAAAGGCGCATTTTGAAGGCAAAGGAAGAATCGAGGAGAAGAATGTTTTCGAGAATAAATTGGTTAAAAGTTGGACTAAGAACTCCAAATTCTTCAATTTAA